One genomic window of Azospirillum sp. TSH100 includes the following:
- the hrcA gene encoding heat-inducible transcriptional repressor HrcA: MINELNQRSREIFRLIVDAYVASGEPVGSRTISRRLGMALSPATIRNVMADLEEQGLLYAPHTSAGRIPTDAGLRMFVDGLLEIGSLTEDERASIEAKCSASGRAFADVLGEASTMLSGLSHCAGLVVAPKTDRPLKHIEFVSLGPGRALVVLVNEDGLVENRVIEVPMGVPTSTLQTVSNFLSAKLAGRTLEEARQDVMQEIEQQKTQLDELSRKVVAAGLATWAGSGGSNAGQLIVRGQSRLLEDVTALSDLERVRGLFEALETKETMLRMLDATGRGDGVQIFIGAENVLFSHSGCSMIISPFQNSREQVIGAIGVIGPTRINYARIIPLVDYTAKVVSRLIG, translated from the coding sequence ATGATCAACGAGCTGAACCAGCGATCGCGCGAGATCTTCCGGCTGATCGTCGACGCCTATGTGGCGTCGGGCGAGCCGGTCGGTTCGCGCACGATCTCGCGGCGGCTTGGCATGGCCTTGTCGCCCGCCACCATCCGCAATGTGATGGCCGACCTGGAGGAGCAGGGGCTGCTCTACGCCCCGCATACGTCGGCTGGCCGCATCCCGACCGACGCCGGGCTGCGCATGTTCGTGGATGGCCTGCTGGAGATCGGGTCGCTGACCGAGGACGAGCGCGCCTCGATCGAAGCGAAATGCTCCGCCTCCGGACGCGCCTTCGCCGACGTGCTGGGCGAGGCGTCGACCATGCTGTCCGGACTGTCGCACTGCGCCGGGCTGGTGGTGGCGCCCAAGACCGACCGGCCGCTGAAGCACATCGAGTTCGTGTCGCTCGGCCCCGGTCGCGCCCTGGTCGTCCTGGTCAACGAGGACGGTCTGGTCGAAAACCGGGTGATCGAGGTGCCGATGGGGGTGCCGACCTCCACCCTGCAGACGGTGTCGAACTTCCTCAGCGCCAAGCTGGCCGGCCGGACGCTGGAGGAGGCCCGGCAGGACGTCATGCAGGAGATCGAACAGCAGAAGACCCAGCTGGACGAGCTGTCGCGCAAGGTGGTTGCCGCCGGTCTGGCGACCTGGGCCGGCAGCGGCGGGTCGAACGCCGGCCAGCTGATCGTCCGCGGCCAGTCCCGCCTGCTGGAGGACGTGACCGCCCTGTCCGATCTGGAGCGGGTTCGCGGCCTGTTCGAGGCTCTGGAGACCAAGGAGACGATGCTGCGCATGCTGGACGCCACCGGACGCGGCGACGGCGTGCAGATCTTCATCGGCGCCGAGAATGTGCTGTTCAGCCACTCCGGCTGCTCGATGATCATCTCCCCCTTCCAGAACAGCCGGGAACAGGTGATCGGCGCCATCGGCGTCATCGGCCCGACCCGCATCAACTATGCCCGCATCATTCCGCTGGTGGATTACACCGCGAAGGTGGTCAGCCGGCTGATCGGCTGA
- the nth gene encoding endonuclease III — protein sequence MKPAAVQEFFRRLSAANPEPRSELDYVNPYTLLVAVVLSAQATDVGVNKATGPLFQVVTTPRQMVALGEEGLRGYIKTIGLFNTKAKNVIRLSELLIERHGGEVPRDREALEELPGVGRKTANVVLNVAFGEETIAVDTHIFRVGNRTGLAPGKTPDAVEAKLLKVVPKFYRGHAHHWLILHGRYVCKARKPDCPVCPVADLCAFKDKIIA from the coding sequence ATGAAGCCCGCTGCCGTCCAGGAATTCTTCCGCCGCCTGTCCGCCGCCAACCCGGAGCCCCGGAGCGAGCTGGACTACGTCAATCCTTACACGCTGCTGGTCGCCGTGGTGCTGTCGGCCCAGGCCACCGATGTCGGCGTGAACAAGGCCACCGGTCCGCTGTTCCAGGTCGTCACCACGCCCCGGCAGATGGTGGCACTGGGCGAGGAGGGGCTGCGCGGCTACATCAAGACCATCGGCCTGTTCAACACCAAGGCCAAGAACGTCATCCGCCTGTCGGAACTGCTGATCGAGCGCCATGGCGGCGAGGTGCCGCGCGACCGCGAGGCGCTGGAGGAGCTTCCCGGCGTCGGTCGCAAGACCGCCAACGTCGTCCTGAACGTCGCCTTCGGCGAGGAAACCATCGCGGTCGATACCCACATCTTCCGCGTCGGCAACCGCACCGGGCTCGCCCCCGGCAAGACACCGGACGCGGTGGAGGCGAAGCTGCTGAAGGTGGTGCCGAAATTCTACCGCGGTCACGCCCACCACTGGCTGATCCTGCACGGCCGCTATGTCTGCAAGGCGCGCAAGCCCGATTGCCCGGTCTGCCCGGTCGCCGACCTTTGCGCCTTCAAGGACAAGATCATCGCCTGA
- a CDS encoding response regulator, whose product MPKSVLTVDDSKTIRDMVGFTLKGAGYEVAEASDGNSGLALINQRKFDCIITDLNMPGLDGLALTRAIRGSTLNRATPVLLLTTEADPAKKTAGREAGATGWLVKPFNPEKLVETVRKVCP is encoded by the coding sequence ATGCCCAAGAGCGTCCTGACCGTCGACGATTCCAAGACCATCCGCGACATGGTCGGGTTCACGCTGAAAGGCGCCGGCTATGAGGTGGCGGAGGCGTCGGACGGCAATTCCGGCCTCGCCCTCATCAACCAGCGCAAGTTCGACTGCATCATCACCGACCTGAACATGCCGGGGCTGGACGGGCTGGCGCTGACCCGCGCCATCCGCGGATCGACACTCAACCGCGCCACCCCGGTCCTGCTGCTGACCACCGAAGCCGACCCCGCCAAGAAGACCGCCGGCCGCGAAGCCGGCGCCACCGGCTGGCTGGTGAAGCCCTTCAATCCGGAAAAGCTGGTCGAGACGGTGCGGAAGGTCTGTCCGTAA
- the grpE gene encoding nucleotide exchange factor GrpE has protein sequence MSEEQNKPSDATVEPTEAAADTAATQTDSGSPEDRVAKLEAEVASLKDQLLRAMAETENTRRRAQRDREDASKFAVSSFAKELVSVADNLRRALDAVPAEGREQDEMLKGLAVGVEATERQLFAAFDRAGIKKLDPAGEPFDPNFHQVMFEIENTGKAAGTVVQVLQPGYTIHGRLLREAMVGVAKGGDAGGQHVDTKA, from the coding sequence ATGAGCGAAGAGCAGAACAAGCCCTCCGACGCCACGGTGGAGCCGACCGAGGCCGCCGCCGACACCGCCGCCACCCAGACGGATTCCGGTTCGCCTGAGGACCGCGTCGCCAAGCTGGAGGCCGAGGTCGCCAGCCTGAAGGACCAGCTTCTGCGCGCCATGGCGGAGACGGAGAACACCCGCCGCCGTGCCCAGCGCGACCGTGAGGACGCCAGCAAGTTCGCCGTGTCCAGCTTCGCCAAGGAGCTGGTCTCGGTCGCCGACAACCTGCGCCGCGCGCTCGACGCCGTGCCGGCCGAGGGACGCGAGCAGGACGAGATGCTGAAGGGTCTCGCCGTCGGCGTCGAGGCGACCGAACGCCAGCTGTTCGCCGCCTTCGACCGCGCCGGCATCAAGAAGCTGGACCCGGCCGGCGAGCCGTTCGACCCGAACTTCCATCAGGTGATGTTCGAGATCGAGAACACCGGCAAAGCCGCCGGAACCGTCGTGCAGGTCCTGCAACCCGGCTACACCATCCACGGCCGCCTGCTGCGCGAGGCGATGGTCGGCGTCGCCAAGGGCGGGGACGCCGGCGGCCAGCATGTCGATACGAAAGCGTAA
- a CDS encoding universal stress protein: MTDATQSTTPEPQAAKPVRIFLVVVDDSPELKVALRYACLRARKSGGKVALLTVLEKGEMQHWLAVENLIREEQRAEAEQMLQKLAREVNQLTGTLPALYVREGNRTEEVLALIGEEPSISILVLAAGTDPEGPGPLISYYTGRGLGRLRIPLTIVPGGLSNEALEAIT; this comes from the coding sequence ATGACCGACGCGACGCAGTCCACGACGCCGGAACCGCAGGCAGCCAAGCCGGTGCGCATCTTCCTTGTGGTGGTCGACGACAGCCCGGAGCTGAAGGTGGCGCTCCGCTATGCCTGCCTGCGCGCCCGCAAGTCGGGCGGCAAGGTGGCGCTGCTGACCGTCCTGGAAAAGGGCGAGATGCAGCATTGGCTGGCGGTGGAGAACCTGATCCGCGAGGAACAGCGCGCCGAGGCGGAGCAGATGCTCCAGAAGCTGGCGCGCGAGGTCAACCAGCTGACCGGCACCCTGCCGGCGCTCTATGTCCGCGAAGGCAACCGCACCGAGGAGGTGCTGGCCCTGATCGGGGAGGAGCCGAGCATCTCCATCCTGGTTCTGGCGGCCGGCACCGATCCGGAGGGCCCCGGTCCGCTGATCTCCTACTACACCGGCCGCGGCCTTGGGCGGCTGCGCATCCCGCTGACCATCGTCCCCGGCGGGTTGAGCAACGAGGCGCTGGAGGCGATCACATAA
- a CDS encoding sulfite exporter TauE/SafE family protein — MQVYLPIAEMSVNALLVLGMGWLVGFLSGMFGVGGGFLMTPLLIFIGVPPAIAVGTQANQLVAASVSGVLAHWRRGNVDVKLGVVMLGGGVVGTAFGVWIFGILQRLGQIDIAITLSYVFFLGTIGGMMLVESSRAILRRRAPTAKRGKLHRHIWLHGLPFKMRFQRSKLYISALLPAGIGAVGGMLVAIMGIGGGFLLVPAMIYLLNMPAGLVAGTSLFQIIFTTAAATLLQAATNQTVDAMLALLLLIGGVIGAQFGTKAGTRLRGETARMALSLIVVAVALKLAWDLFSRPDDLFTLTMGLR; from the coding sequence ATGCAAGTCTACCTGCCGATTGCCGAGATGTCGGTCAACGCGCTTCTGGTGCTCGGCATGGGCTGGCTCGTCGGGTTCCTCTCGGGGATGTTCGGGGTTGGCGGCGGATTCCTGATGACGCCGCTGCTGATCTTCATTGGCGTTCCCCCCGCCATCGCCGTCGGCACCCAGGCCAACCAGTTGGTCGCCGCCAGCGTGTCGGGCGTTCTGGCCCATTGGCGGCGCGGCAACGTCGACGTGAAGCTGGGCGTGGTGATGCTGGGCGGCGGTGTGGTCGGCACCGCGTTCGGGGTGTGGATCTTCGGCATCCTCCAGCGGCTGGGCCAGATCGACATCGCCATCACCCTGTCCTACGTCTTCTTCCTCGGCACCATCGGCGGCATGATGCTGGTGGAGAGCAGCCGCGCCATCCTGAGACGCCGGGCGCCGACGGCGAAGCGCGGCAAGCTGCACCGCCACATCTGGCTGCACGGCCTGCCCTTCAAGATGCGGTTCCAGCGATCGAAGCTGTACATTTCCGCCCTGCTGCCGGCGGGGATCGGTGCTGTCGGCGGCATGCTGGTGGCGATCATGGGCATCGGCGGCGGCTTCCTCCTGGTGCCGGCGATGATCTATCTGCTGAACATGCCGGCCGGTCTGGTCGCCGGCACCTCGCTGTTCCAGATCATCTTCACCACCGCGGCGGCGACCCTGCTCCAGGCCGCCACCAACCAGACGGTCGACGCCATGCTGGCGCTTCTGCTGCTGATCGGCGGCGTGATCGGCGCGCAGTTCGGAACCAAGGCCGGCACCCGGCTGCGCGGCGAGACCGCCCGGATGGCGCTGTCTCTGATCGTGGTGGCGGTGGCGCTGAAGCTGGCCTGGGACCTGTTCTCCCGCCCCGACGACCTGTTCACCCTGACCATGGGATTGCGGTGA
- a CDS encoding DUF2244 domain-containing protein: protein MAVVVVMNLIVAGIFVAHGAWPVVPFCGLDVLALWLAFRVSYRSARQYERVRLTETALTVQRVHWKAPERRWSFNPYWLRITHNEPADHDRRGTAGQVTLSSHGKSVGVGSFLSPDERSSFARALDDALCAWRRPTGHRPPCPPAPAG, encoded by the coding sequence ATGGCGGTGGTCGTTGTGATGAACCTGATCGTCGCCGGCATCTTCGTCGCCCATGGCGCCTGGCCGGTGGTGCCCTTCTGCGGGCTGGACGTGCTGGCGTTGTGGCTGGCCTTCCGTGTCAGCTACCGCTCCGCCCGCCAGTATGAGCGGGTGCGGCTGACCGAAACCGCACTGACGGTGCAGCGGGTCCATTGGAAGGCGCCTGAGCGGCGCTGGTCCTTCAACCCCTATTGGCTGCGGATCACCCACAACGAGCCGGCCGACCACGACCGCCGGGGCACCGCCGGGCAGGTGACGCTGAGTTCGCACGGCAAGTCGGTGGGGGTCGGGTCCTTCCTGTCGCCGGACGAACGGTCCAGCTTCGCCCGCGCCCTGGACGATGCGTTGTGCGCTTGGCGCCGCCCGACCGGCCACCGCCCACCCTGCCCGCCGGCACCGGCCGGATAA
- a CDS encoding EI24 domain-containing protein, whose product MIRALLLAFAQLSDPRVRRVVWIGVFVSLIAYVLLAAAASWALSATPLTGYGWVDATIDVLGGLGVLVLAWLLFPATVGTVSSFFLDEVVERVEARHYPALPAPRHAGWLEELATALRFLLLVLAVNLLALPVYIFAPGLNLIVFYTINGYLLGREYFEMVAHRRMDRATARMMRRATPLKPFLAGVVIAFLSTIPFVNLLVPVVASAFMVHVLQSMSAPLAAGRTTVIRR is encoded by the coding sequence ATGATCCGCGCCCTTCTGCTTGCCTTCGCCCAGCTGTCCGACCCGCGCGTGCGCCGGGTGGTGTGGATCGGGGTGTTCGTCTCGCTGATCGCCTATGTCCTGCTGGCCGCCGCCGCGTCATGGGCGCTGTCAGCGACGCCGCTGACCGGCTATGGCTGGGTCGACGCCACCATCGACGTGTTGGGTGGGTTGGGGGTGCTGGTGCTGGCGTGGCTGCTGTTCCCGGCCACCGTCGGCACGGTATCGAGCTTCTTCCTGGACGAGGTGGTGGAGCGGGTCGAGGCCCGTCATTACCCCGCCCTGCCCGCCCCGCGCCATGCCGGCTGGCTGGAGGAACTGGCGACCGCACTGCGCTTCCTGCTGCTGGTGCTGGCGGTCAACCTGCTGGCCCTGCCGGTCTACATCTTCGCGCCGGGCCTGAATCTGATCGTCTTCTACACCATCAACGGTTATCTGCTGGGGCGGGAGTATTTCGAGATGGTCGCACACCGGCGGATGGACCGTGCCACCGCCCGGATGATGCGCCGTGCCACCCCGCTGAAACCTTTTTTGGCCGGGGTCGTCATTGCCTTTCTTTCGACAATCCCCTTCGTCAATTTGCTGGTCCCGGTCGTCGCCAGCGCCTTCATGGTTCATGTCCTACAGTCCATGTCGGCGCCCCTTGCAGCAGGCCGGACGACCGTGATACGCCGCTAG
- a CDS encoding DUF1848 domain-containing protein, giving the protein MIISASYKTDIPAFYGRWFLNRLDAGHCRMVNPYGGQTYRIDLTRPAVDGFIFWTKNLGPFLPALDSVAERGFPFVVQYSITGLPTVLERSVPAWEMAVRHMIQVRERWGPRAAVWRYDPIALTDATPLDWHRESFARIAHALRGITDETVVSFLQPYRKTARNLAAAGIGWRDPKGEEKRALLVELAGIAAGEGMALTLCTQPELAGIPGTAPARCVDATRMSDVAGHPVTAREKGNRPGCLCAESRDIGDYDSCPHGCVYCYAVAERGMARRRFAAHDPEEEFLVARRAPAP; this is encoded by the coding sequence ATGATCATATCCGCCAGCTACAAGACCGACATTCCCGCCTTCTACGGGCGCTGGTTTCTGAACCGCCTCGACGCCGGTCATTGCCGGATGGTCAATCCTTACGGCGGCCAGACCTACCGCATCGACCTGACCCGGCCTGCGGTCGACGGTTTCATCTTCTGGACCAAGAATCTGGGACCGTTCCTGCCGGCGCTCGACAGCGTGGCTGAGCGGGGCTTTCCCTTCGTCGTGCAGTACAGCATCACCGGATTGCCGACCGTACTTGAGCGCTCGGTCCCCGCCTGGGAGATGGCGGTCCGTCACATGATACAGGTGCGCGAGCGCTGGGGACCACGTGCCGCGGTCTGGCGCTATGATCCCATCGCCCTGACCGACGCCACCCCGCTGGACTGGCACCGCGAGAGCTTCGCCCGGATCGCCCATGCCTTGCGTGGGATCACCGACGAAACGGTGGTGTCATTCCTCCAGCCCTACCGCAAGACCGCCCGCAACCTTGCCGCTGCCGGCATCGGCTGGCGCGATCCGAAGGGGGAAGAAAAACGCGCGCTGCTGGTGGAACTGGCTGGGATCGCGGCGGGGGAGGGGATGGCGCTGACTCTCTGTACCCAGCCGGAGCTGGCCGGCATACCCGGCACGGCACCGGCGCGCTGCGTCGACGCGACCCGGATGTCGGACGTTGCGGGACATCCGGTGACTGCGCGGGAGAAGGGCAACCGGCCCGGCTGCCTGTGTGCGGAAAGCCGCGACATCGGCGACTATGACAGCTGTCCGCACGGCTGCGTCTACTGCTATGCCGTTGCCGAACGCGGAATGGCGCGACGGCGGTTCGCCGCGCATGATCCCGAAGAGGAGTTTCTGGTGGCGCGGCGGGCTCCCGCTCCCTGA
- a CDS encoding NifU family protein, with protein MFIQTEQTPNPATLKFLPGRDVLGRGTADFTSREDAARSPLAQRLFEIEGIVGVFLGADFITITKTDARDWFLLKPSILGVIMEHFTADRPVLLEEGGDGHAAAANADDEEIVEQIKELLDTRVRPSVAQDGGDITFQGFERGVVYLAMKGACSGCPSSTATLKHGIENMLRHYIPEVVEVRAVQ; from the coding sequence ATGTTCATTCAGACCGAGCAGACGCCCAACCCGGCGACTCTCAAGTTCCTGCCGGGGCGTGACGTGCTCGGACGCGGCACCGCCGACTTCACCAGCCGCGAGGATGCCGCCCGTTCGCCGCTCGCCCAGCGCCTGTTCGAGATCGAGGGCATCGTCGGCGTGTTCCTGGGCGCCGACTTCATCACCATCACCAAGACCGACGCGCGCGACTGGTTCCTGCTGAAGCCGTCGATCCTCGGCGTCATCATGGAGCATTTCACCGCCGACCGCCCGGTCCTGCTGGAGGAAGGCGGCGACGGCCATGCCGCGGCGGCGAACGCCGACGACGAGGAGATCGTCGAGCAGATCAAGGAGCTGCTGGACACCCGCGTCCGCCCGTCGGTCGCCCAGGATGGCGGCGACATCACCTTCCAGGGCTTCGAGCGCGGCGTCGTCTATCTGGCGATGAAGGGGGCATGCTCCGGCTGCCCCAGCTCCACCGCCACGCTGAAGCACGGCATCGAGAACATGCTGCGCCACTATATTCCCGAAGTGGTCGAAGTCCGCGCGGTCCAGTAA
- a CDS encoding TIGR02186 family protein produces MAAGGTKRRPAKRRLVQATAALAGLLLGGTVAATVWAQQLVADLSSHLIAITTGFTGTEVVLFGTTDGAGDVAIVVTGPRAPATVRRKQRVAGMWMNTDSLRFDQVPSFYTVAVSRPLDQLVGRPVLERHQLGLPQLQLAADTTLPPEELAAYRSALIRNKQRQGLYAISMGQVAFLGERLFRTNIYFPANVPTGLYNVEALLIRDGEVVSAQTTPLVVSKIGFSAEVSDFARNRPVTYGVAAVIGAIAAGWAAGAAFRRV; encoded by the coding sequence ATGGCGGCAGGGGGCACGAAACGCCGGCCGGCCAAACGTCGACTGGTGCAGGCCACAGCGGCGCTGGCCGGGCTGCTGCTGGGCGGCACGGTGGCGGCGACGGTGTGGGCGCAGCAGTTGGTCGCCGACCTGTCGAGCCATCTGATCGCCATCACCACCGGCTTCACCGGAACCGAGGTCGTGCTGTTCGGCACCACCGACGGGGCGGGCGACGTCGCCATCGTCGTCACCGGCCCGCGCGCTCCCGCCACCGTCCGCCGCAAGCAGCGGGTGGCCGGCATGTGGATGAACACCGACAGCCTGCGCTTCGACCAGGTGCCCAGCTTCTACACGGTGGCGGTCAGCCGCCCGCTCGACCAGCTGGTGGGACGGCCGGTGCTGGAACGCCACCAGCTCGGCCTGCCGCAGCTGCAACTGGCAGCCGATACCACCCTGCCGCCGGAAGAACTCGCCGCCTACCGCAGCGCGTTGATCCGCAACAAGCAGCGCCAGGGACTTTACGCCATCTCCATGGGGCAGGTCGCCTTCCTGGGCGAACGGCTGTTCCGCACCAACATATATTTCCCGGCCAATGTCCCGACCGGGCTTTACAATGTCGAAGCCCTGTTGATTCGTGACGGCGAGGTGGTCAGCGCCCAGACCACGCCGCTGGTGGTGTCCAAGATCGGGTTCAGCGCCGAAGTGTCGGACTTCGCCCGGAACCGCCCGGTCACTTACGGGGTGGCCGCCGTGATCGGCGCCATCGCGGCCGGCTGGGCGGCCGGCGCCGCATTCCGCCGGGTCTAA
- a CDS encoding coiled-coil domain-containing protein 30, translating to MMEAVRTILDSAVPLVAALAVLCHLCWVGIRRSWERVAGLDRLRQSVVPLKERQRAEAEALADLTCRLEEAKGRLTAADQRVNHLQRQIDTLDKEPPVFLHILGTPGGNRRGFRAEAQYDTTVAAAARAAGKPVNPAWRYGNRVVVHALDLPSARREAEHVFPHKAGYQVFFHAPVS from the coding sequence ATGATGGAGGCGGTGCGGACGATCCTCGACTCGGCGGTTCCGCTGGTGGCGGCGCTGGCGGTGCTGTGCCATCTGTGCTGGGTCGGCATCCGGCGCAGCTGGGAACGGGTCGCCGGGCTCGACCGGCTGCGCCAGTCGGTGGTTCCGCTCAAGGAACGCCAGCGTGCCGAGGCCGAGGCGCTGGCCGACCTGACCTGCCGGCTGGAGGAAGCGAAGGGCAGGCTGACCGCCGCCGACCAGCGGGTCAACCATCTTCAGCGCCAGATCGACACGCTGGACAAGGAGCCGCCGGTCTTTCTCCACATCCTCGGCACTCCCGGCGGCAACCGGCGTGGCTTCCGGGCGGAGGCGCAGTACGACACCACCGTCGCCGCCGCTGCCCGCGCCGCCGGAAAGCCGGTTAACCCGGCCTGGCGCTATGGAAACCGGGTGGTGGTGCACGCCCTGGATCTTCCGTCCGCCCGCCGCGAGGCGGAGCACGTATTCCCGCACAAGGCCGGCTATCAGGTCTTCTTCCACGCACCTGTATCCTGA
- a CDS encoding polymer-forming cytoskeletal protein: MLFGRKTPPAAPKADSPVPPQPGVRPYTPGEPGAVSSPLASLNTPAQPPGPGTPAPASAPTTAVAAGAAAPSMAHALADTQQAAPAYPDLPSASKGPDMNSIPKPPSAPSVPGAGFKTDVPRRVVDMPGSAPRQPSIPVATPAAAPVAQAPAAPAPIAPAMPEQRRLTVGRDISLTGEIGSCDVLVVEGTVEAKLREGRLVEIAESGLFKGSVDIEEADIAGRFEGDIAVRGRLTVRSTGKITGSIRYGELAVDAGGQLVGDIQLYSAKTAAAPVQAAPAPVVEQVPATETV; the protein is encoded by the coding sequence ATGCTGTTCGGACGAAAGACACCGCCCGCCGCTCCCAAGGCCGACAGCCCCGTCCCGCCGCAGCCGGGTGTCCGTCCGTACACCCCGGGCGAGCCCGGCGCCGTGTCGTCGCCGCTCGCCTCCCTCAACACTCCGGCACAGCCGCCGGGCCCGGGAACGCCCGCTCCGGCTTCCGCCCCGACCACCGCTGTCGCTGCCGGAGCCGCCGCCCCCAGCATGGCCCACGCCCTGGCCGACACGCAGCAAGCCGCTCCGGCCTATCCCGACCTGCCTTCCGCCTCGAAGGGACCCGACATGAACAGCATTCCCAAGCCCCCGTCCGCGCCGTCCGTGCCGGGTGCCGGCTTCAAGACCGACGTGCCGCGCCGTGTCGTCGACATGCCGGGCTCGGCCCCGCGCCAGCCGTCGATCCCCGTCGCCACCCCGGCGGCCGCTCCGGTGGCACAGGCTCCGGCTGCCCCGGCCCCGATCGCTCCGGCCATGCCCGAGCAGCGGCGGCTGACCGTCGGCCGCGACATCTCGCTGACCGGCGAGATCGGCTCCTGCGACGTGCTGGTGGTCGAAGGCACGGTCGAGGCCAAGCTGCGTGAAGGCCGGCTGGTCGAGATCGCCGAGAGCGGCCTGTTCAAAGGGTCGGTCGACATCGAGGAGGCCGACATCGCCGGCCGTTTCGAAGGCGACATCGCCGTCCGTGGCCGCCTGACCGTGCGGTCCACCGGCAAGATCACCGGATCGATCCGCTATGGCGAACTGGCGGTGGATGCTGGCGGCCAGCTGGTCGGCGACATTCAGCTCTACAGCGCCAAGACGGCCGCCGCTCCTGTCCAGGCCGCGCCGGCTCCCGTCGTCGAGCAGGTCCCGGCGACCGAGACCGTCTGA
- a CDS encoding low affinity iron permease family protein produces the protein MVSDAFSRFARWMERQSGRPGAFVTAFAVVLVWGLTGPLFHFSDTWQLVINTGTTIVTFLMVFIIQNAQNRDTQAIHLKLDELIRASHSARNGMIDVEEMPETELAKVKRSFEHLAKTAECLDHRIDEKVERAVEREVEREVDEELEERGLPDPADRLQGR, from the coding sequence ATGGTCAGCGATGCCTTTTCCCGTTTCGCCCGCTGGATGGAGCGTCAGTCCGGCCGGCCGGGCGCCTTCGTCACCGCCTTCGCGGTCGTGCTGGTCTGGGGCCTGACCGGGCCGTTGTTCCACTTCTCCGACACGTGGCAGTTGGTGATCAACACCGGCACCACCATCGTCACCTTCCTGATGGTGTTCATCATCCAGAACGCCCAGAACCGCGACACCCAGGCGATCCACCTGAAGCTGGACGAGCTGATCCGCGCCAGTCATTCCGCCCGCAACGGAATGATCGACGTGGAGGAGATGCCGGAAACCGAGCTGGCGAAGGTGAAGCGCAGCTTCGAACATCTCGCGAAAACGGCCGAGTGCCTGGACCACCGCATCGACGAGAAGGTGGAACGCGCGGTCGAACGTGAAGTAGAGCGCGAGGTGGATGAGGAGCTGGAAGAACGCGGCCTGCCCGACCCGGCCGATCGGCTCCAGGGCCGGTAG
- a CDS encoding adenosine kinase, whose amino-acid sequence MTTSTHDAAYDVTGIGNAIVDVIAHADDAFLAANSIEKGAMTLIDAARAEELYGRMGPGVEVSGGSAGNTMAGIAMLGGRGAYIGKVAKDQLGDVFRHDIRAAGVAFDSAPLLGGAPTARCLILVTPDAQRSMNTYLGACVELGPEDIDEALIAGSQVTYLEGYLWDPPRAKEAFRKAAEIAHAAGRKVSLSLSDSFCVHRHHAEFVDLVERHVDILFANEHEIGALYGTDKFEDALAAVKRLGKTAALTRSEKGAVIVSAGEVVEVVAEPVERVVDTTGAGDLYAAGFLFGHTRGLPPAVCGRLGAVAAAEIISHVGARPEVNLRELVAAKGIVA is encoded by the coding sequence ATGACCACGTCCACCCACGATGCCGCCTACGACGTCACCGGCATCGGCAATGCCATCGTGGACGTGATCGCCCACGCCGACGACGCCTTCCTCGCCGCCAACAGCATCGAGAAGGGGGCGATGACGCTGATCGACGCCGCCCGCGCCGAGGAGCTGTATGGCCGCATGGGGCCGGGCGTCGAGGTCTCCGGCGGCTCGGCCGGCAACACCATGGCGGGCATCGCCATGCTGGGCGGGCGCGGCGCCTATATCGGCAAGGTCGCCAAGGACCAGCTGGGCGACGTGTTCCGCCACGACATCCGCGCAGCCGGTGTCGCCTTCGACAGCGCGCCGCTGCTGGGCGGGGCGCCGACCGCCCGCTGCCTTATCCTCGTCACGCCGGATGCCCAGCGCTCGATGAACACCTATCTCGGCGCCTGCGTCGAGCTGGGACCGGAGGACATCGACGAGGCGCTGATCGCCGGCTCGCAGGTCACTTATCTGGAAGGCTATCTGTGGGACCCGCCCCGCGCCAAGGAGGCCTTCCGCAAGGCGGCGGAGATCGCGCACGCCGCCGGCCGAAAGGTGTCGCTGTCGCTGTCCGACAGCTTCTGCGTCCACCGCCACCATGCCGAGTTCGTCGATCTGGTGGAACGCCATGTCGACATCCTGTTCGCCAACGAACATGAGATCGGCGCCCTCTACGGCACCGACAAATTCGAGGACGCGCTGGCGGCGGTGAAACGGCTGGGCAAGACCGCGGCACTGACCCGCAGCGAGAAGGGCGCCGTCATCGTGTCGGCCGGCGAGGTGGTCGAGGTGGTGGCCGAGCCGGTGGAGCGGGTGGTCGACACCACCGGCGCCGGCGACCTCTATGCCGCCGGCTTCCTGTTCGGCCACACCCGCGGCCTGCCTCCGGCGGTCTGCGGCCGTCTGGGCGCCGTCGCCGCCGCCGAGATCATCAGCCATGTCGGCGCCCGGCCGGAGGTGAACCTGCGCGAGCTGGTCGCTGCGAAGGGCATTGTGGCCTGA